ATGCAGATGCCTTTCCTTTCTCACTTTCAGGTGGGCAAAAACAACGAGTGGCCTTAGCACGTGCTATGATGATAAACCCAGAAATTATTGGATATGATGAGCCTACATCAGCCTTAGATCCAGAATTGCGATTAGAAGTGGAAAAACTTATCCTTCAAAATAAAGAGCGTGGGATGACTCAGATTGTTGTGACCCACGATCTTCAGTTTGCGGAAAACATTGCTGATCAGATCCTTAAGGTCGATCCAAAGTAGGACTAGGAGGTGCCTATGAAGAGAAAGAAAATTGCCCTTGTACTTGCTCTGTTCTTTAGCTTCTTCCTGATAGCTTGTACTCAGAAGGCAAGTGATCCAAGTCAGGATAATTGGGCCAAATATCAAAAACAGGGTAGCATTACCATTGGCTTTGACAATACCTTTGTTCCCATGGGATTTGAGGAAAAGAATGGCCAGTATGCAGGTTTTGATATTGACCTAGCCCAAGCTGTCTCTGAAAAACTAGGAATTCAGATTAAATTTCAACCCATCGACTGGGATATGAAAGAAACCGAACTACAAAATGGTACTATTGATGCCATCTGGAATGGATATACAGCAACAAATGAACGGAAAGAGAAGGTTGCTTTTACCATTCCTTACATGGAAAATCAACAAGTTTTGGTCTCTAAAAAGTCTCAAAATATTCACTCAATTCAGGATATGGCTGACAAAGTTTTAGGGGCTCAGGCTGGATCTTCTGGCTATTTGAATTTTGAAGGACAACCCGAACTACTCAAGAATCGAGTAAAAGATCAGAAGGCCAATCAATACCAAAGTTTTAATGAAGCCTTAATTGATTTGAAGAATGATCGGATTGATGCCCTTGTGATTGACCGGGTATATGCCAATTATTATCTCCAGTCTGAAGGAATATTAAATGACTACAATGTCTTTTCTGCTGGATTTGAAAGTGAAGCTTTTGCAGTGGGTGTTAGACCTGCTGATAAAACTTTGCTAGATGCTCTGAATCAAGCCTTTATCTCACTATACCAAGAAGGAAAATTCCAGGAAATCAGCCAGAAGTGGTTTGGGGAAGATGTAGCCACCAGTCAAGTTAAAAATCAAGAATAAGAAAAGAGATTGAGTTTTTTCTCAGTCTCTTTTTGCATTGAAAAATCCTCTGGAAAGTACCAGAGGATAAGAGCTTATTTCATTGTTGGGAAGAGCAATACATCACGGATAGTAGTTGTATCAGTGAGGAGCATGCAGAGACGGTCGATACCGATACCCAAACCACCTGTTGGTGGCATACCGTATTCAAGAGCCTCGATGTAGTCGTAATCGATACCTGTTGCTTCATCATCACCAAGTTCTTTAGCTTTGGCTTGAGCTTCGAAACGGCTAAGCTGGTCGATTGGGTCGTTCAACTCAGTAAAGGCGTTACCGTATTCCTTGGTCATAATGAAAAGCTCAAAGCGGTCAGTAAAGCGTTCGTCTTCAGGGTTCTTCTTAGCGAGTGGAGAGACAGCTACTGGATGACCGTAGACAAAGGTTGGTTGAATCAAGGTTTCTTCAACGAACTCTTCAAAGAAGGCGTTGATAATGTGACCAACTTCAGTGTAATGTTTCTCAACTGGAACTTTCTTCTCAGCAGCGATAGCTTTAGCTTCTTCGAAAGTCATGTCTTGCCAGAAGTCTACACCAGTAATTTCTTTGATGGCATCCACCATGTGAACGCGTTTGAATGGTTCGTTGATTTTGATTTCAGTTCCTTGATAGTTTACTGGACCATCGCCCTTAACTGCTTTAGCAGCGTGTTGGATAATGCCTTCGGTCAAATCCATGATATCTTGGAAGTCTGCATAAGCTTGGTAAACCTCGATAGAAGTGAACTCAGGGTTGTGAGTGGCGTCCATTCCTTCGTTACGGAAGATACGGCCAATTTCATAGACACGTTCCATACCACCAACGATAAGGCGTTTCAAGTGAAGCTCAGTCGCGATACGAAGCACCATGTCAATGTTTTGGGCATTGTGGTGAGTGATAAATGGACGAGCAGCAGCACCACCAGCTTCATTGTGAAGAACAGGTGTTTCCACTTCAAGGAAACCTTTTTGGTCTAGATAACGACGGATTTCAGAGATGATTTTTGAACGAGTGACAAAGCGTTCAAAGCTTTCACGGTTAGAAATCAAGTCAAGGTAACGTTTACGATAAATTGTTTCAACGTCAGTCAAACCGTGGAATTTCTCAGGAAGCGGGCGAAGTGCTTTAGACAAGTGTGTGATGTGAGTTGCCTTGATAGAAAGTTCTCCCATATCTGTACGCATGACTTCACCTTCGACACCAAGGAAGTCACCGAGGTCAGCCTTTTTGAAGATTTCGTAGTTTTCTTCACCGACTTCATCTTTACGAACGTAGATTTGGATTTGACCTTCACGGTCTTGGAGATGGGCAAAGCCAACTTTCCCTTTACCACGTTTAGTTACTAAGCGTCCAGCGATAGTAGCAGTTTCATTTAATTCATGTAATTGTTCTTTATCAAGTTCTGCAAATTTGTCTTTAAGCTCTTGTGAGTTAGCAGTACGTTCAAAACGTTTTCCGAAGGGATCGATTCCTTGTTCACGGAGCGCAGCCATTTTTTCACGGCGAACGATCTGCTGGTCATTTAGTTCTTCCATATGTTCTGTAGACATGGGTTCCTCCTAATTTTACTCAAAATTTGATACGATGAGTCATTTTTTGCGATACTCCCATTTTATCATAAATAGCAGAGAAATTCACGGATATTCTTTGAAAACTAAAAAGAACTTGACTATTAAGATCAAGTTCGATTATTTTTCTTGATAGGAAGTGTCATTCCATCTTTCCAGAGTGAAGGATTCAAAATCATTGGTCTCTAAAACTGTCAGACTAGCATTTGCCAAGCCTCCATCTTTGCGAAGGTGAGCCTCTTTATAGCCTAAGAGTGTACGCAGGCTAGCAGTGAGATTTGCCCCATGACCAA
The sequence above is a segment of the Streptococcus oralis ATCC 35037 genome. Coding sequences within it:
- a CDS encoding amino acid ABC transporter substrate-binding protein; the protein is MKRKKIALVLALFFSFFLIACTQKASDPSQDNWAKYQKQGSITIGFDNTFVPMGFEEKNGQYAGFDIDLAQAVSEKLGIQIKFQPIDWDMKETELQNGTIDAIWNGYTATNERKEKVAFTIPYMENQQVLVSKKSQNIHSIQDMADKVLGAQAGSSGYLNFEGQPELLKNRVKDQKANQYQSFNEALIDLKNDRIDALVIDRVYANYYLQSEGILNDYNVFSAGFESEAFAVGVRPADKTLLDALNQAFISLYQEGKFQEISQKWFGEDVATSQVKNQE
- the lysS gene encoding lysine--tRNA ligase; its protein translation is MSTEHMEELNDQQIVRREKMAALREQGIDPFGKRFERTANSQELKDKFAELDKEQLHELNETATIAGRLVTKRGKGKVGFAHLQDREGQIQIYVRKDEVGEENYEIFKKADLGDFLGVEGEVMRTDMGELSIKATHITHLSKALRPLPEKFHGLTDVETIYRKRYLDLISNRESFERFVTRSKIISEIRRYLDQKGFLEVETPVLHNEAGGAAARPFITHHNAQNIDMVLRIATELHLKRLIVGGMERVYEIGRIFRNEGMDATHNPEFTSIEVYQAYADFQDIMDLTEGIIQHAAKAVKGDGPVNYQGTEIKINEPFKRVHMVDAIKEITGVDFWQDMTFEEAKAIAAEKKVPVEKHYTEVGHIINAFFEEFVEETLIQPTFVYGHPVAVSPLAKKNPEDERFTDRFELFIMTKEYGNAFTELNDPIDQLSRFEAQAKAKELGDDEATGIDYDYIEALEYGMPPTGGLGIGIDRLCMLLTDTTTIRDVLLFPTMK